The DNA region GGGCTCGCCTTCGATCCCGATGTGTTGTGCACCGTGCGTTTGTCGCGCGCGCTGTTCCCGGCGGAGAAGCGCCACGGTCTCGACGCTCTGGTCGAGCGCCATACGCTGGTGCCGGCGGATCGCCACCGCGCACTCGCCGACGCCGATCTGATCTGGCAATTCTGGCAACGTCTGCACGGCCTCGTGCCGCTCGATGTACTGCGCGCGCAGATCGAGCGCACCACGCGGCGCTACCGGCTTGCCGGCGGCATCACCGAAGACCTGCTCGACACCGCGCCTGCGGGGTGCGGCGTGTATGCGTTCTATGGAGAGCAGGACTTGCCTCTCTATGTCGGGCGAAGCGTGCGCGTGCGGCAACGACTGCGGTCACATTTGACCGGTGAGCGGCGCTCGTCCAAGGATATCCGGCTTGCGCAACAGGTGCGGCGTGTCGAATGGCGGGCAACCGGCGGCGAATTGGGCGCAATGCTCGCGGAGGCGCAATGGATCGCGAAGCTGCGACCCGGCCATAACCGGGTGCCGCGCGTCGCGAAGAGCGATCCCGCGGACGCGCCTTGGCCGTTCGAGGGGCCGATCGTCTTCGAGGAACGCGAGGAAGCCTCGCAGGCGCGCGCGTTTCATGTCGTCGACCGTTGGCGCTATGTGGGCCATGCGGCTTCGCTCACGGAGGCTGCCGAGTTGCATGCGTCGAGCGCCGTGGGAACGTTCGAGCTGTCGACGTATCGTATTCTGCAAAGCCATCTTGCCCGCGGCCTGCGTGTGATGCCATTGAGCGTG from Paraburkholderia aromaticivorans includes:
- a CDS encoding exonuclease domain-containing protein, which codes for MSEQFLPEPALDGPIVFVDLETTGGSTAEHRITEVGVVEVGPAGVSRWSSLVDPQQPIPSFIQQLTGITNAMVRGAPTFEAIAPALFERLNGKLFVAHNASFDRGFLRGEFRRVGLAFDPDVLCTVRLSRALFPAEKRHGLDALVERHTLVPADRHRALADADLIWQFWQRLHGLVPLDVLRAQIERTTRRYRLAGGITEDLLDTAPAGCGVYAFYGEQDLPLYVGRSVRVRQRLRSHLTGERRSSKDIRLAQQVRRVEWRATGGELGAMLAEAQWIAKLRPGHNRVPRVAKSDPADAPWPFEGPIVFEEREEASQARAFHVVDRWRYVGHAASLTEAAELHASSAVGTFELSTYRILQSHLARGLRVMPLSVSGGTLVANVA